From Drosophila nasuta strain 15112-1781.00 chromosome X, ASM2355853v1, whole genome shotgun sequence, one genomic window encodes:
- the LOC132796554 gene encoding phospholipid-transporting ATPase ABCA3 isoform X2 yields the protein MHRKRCPTLCSRSSARGIIEREVIFDKKWVDEGYALDSAGDRVHVYSGSIIFLINALVFCAIGIYMDVWNTGESGGTRKRHIPAPTHSGDFTFQDRDDSFMPQGSQAAGIKATKIYEVEPSHRRFKIKIKKLCKRYTANSRGALNSFTWNVYENEVTVLMGHNGCGKTTLLKILAGLLEPTRGLVMIADYNIQTERQDATMQLGLALSNSFLVPDFTVSDQIRFICLVKGASRSMATQEIDLYTQRLQLENFKQTKVKNLSAQHRSLLSIACAFAGGSPIILIDDLHCDLDLPTHSLICALINEEKSRRTIILVSNSTALANHLADRLAIMSNGELKCTGTKPFLRNMYGHGFRLTLVKGKSFDFEALSNLLTKYLPSLTMESDIGYKVTFVLENKYEDKFSDLFDELEDEMGNLDIVSFRLRDTSLDDIFLRFGSEEGDMTPEPATLIEDYKLVVEDSDINVKATGKKLILLHLYTLLYMRWVFNKRQIPIQIISMAALLFATTCTFSAVLIYGKNYELTSLSFNLTQFKFINAFVEILSENVDVLEMQEFFNELLFWYDGNVKIVNTEDINDYYLLLQNDFTKVVNFKYMFGASFSSDLITVWFNNIPLHAAPFGLNLVHNVVARRFFHDEASIDVALRPLKFQTVANTIPQSPLSLGSLMAINLSFILGIMWAGLAVSTILERTFKKQQFVAGVKLHIYCIALLFFDMVRIIVISFVLIVVIAFYASPTKHDYSLYGWIFLVVVLSSISIVTLSYFLYAIFKEPNYAFIIICLYNLLGIIIFTISVGDELSDMNNIYQPLIQYTFVQYNYFSREYGMMFDMFILALGIFLPLLLFVLEEQYMLMTNGCAGMPLKCMRDRNERRHRRRQWRKLQQHRRHLGSDGNYLVDESVLAERLRVDKLTDQQRAELVVVCHGLGKSYRRKAVLIRIDLCIEKSECVGLLGYNNTGKSTLVKLLVAETMKSQGKLWIGGYNMDTRRSKCYSLIGYCPQMQNFPAKFTPRELMIIHARLHGLSKKASTQICEGLAHLLGFFQCYRQLISLCTTGQQRRIGFALAILGDPLLSCIDGPPGGIDPIGKRILYSLTSYMQQRGCSFLYTNLSASDCERMCQRTPVLFDGQLWTMGAQEERYRSGYLLEVLFKRKINMDITTARYTWDRINQFPASPHKKLELFMQMKFPDATLQHLEQESMSFLLSSDTTNFSEIFLAIRRDVFELNIEDFYITRNVVSGIHVNLFDRLALRSGRATTDN from the exons ATGCATCGCAAGCGTTGCCCAACACTGTGCTCGCGCTCATCTGCGAGGGGGATCATTGAGCGTGAGGTGATCTTCGATAAGAAATGGGTCGATGAGGGCTATGCCTTGGACTCTGCCGGCGATCGCGTTCATGTCTATTCGGGTTCGATCATATTCCTGATCAATGCGCTCGTCTTTTGCGCCATCGGCATCTATATGGATGTGTGGAACACTGGCGAATCAGGCGGGACGCGCAAACGTCACATTCCGGCGCCGACGCACAGTGGTGACTTTACGTTTCAGGATCGTGACGATAGCTTTATGCCGCAGGGCTCACAGGCGGCCGGCATTAAGGCCACCAAGATCTATGAGGTGGAGCCGTCGCATCGCCGCTTCAAGATCAAAATCAAGAAACTGTGCAAACGTTATACGGCCAACAGCCGTGGAGCACTCAACTCCTTCACCTGGAATGTGTACGAGAATGAGGTCACGGTGCTCATGGGCCACAATGGTTGCGGCAAGACGACGCTGCTGAAGATCTTGGCGGGTCTGTTGGAGCCAACGCGTGGCCTGGTCATGATCGCAGATTATAATATACAAACGGAGCGACAAGATGCAACCATGCAATTGGGTTTGGCATTGAGCAATAGTTTTCTGGTGCCCGATTTCACCGTCTCCGATCAGATACGCTTCATTTGTCTGGTCAAAGGCGCCTCCCGGTCGATGGCCACCCAAGAGATCGATCTGTACACACAGCGCTTGCAATTGGAGAACTTCAAGCAAACAAAAGTCAAGAATCTGAGCGCACAACATCGAAGTCTACTTTCCATTGCTTGTGCTTTTGCTGGCGGCAGTCCGATCATACTGATCGATGATCTGCACTGTGATCTCGATTTGCCGACGCATTCGCTCATCTGTGCCCTCATCAACGAGGAGAAATCACGTCGCACCATCATCTTGGTGTCGAACTCGACGGCGCTGGCCAATCATCTGGCCGATCGGTTGGCGATCATGTCCAACGGCGAGCTCAAGTGCACGGGCACCAAGCCCTTTCTGCGCAATATGTACGGTCATGGCTTTCGATTG ACACTTGTCAAGGGCAAGTCTTTTGATTTCGAGGCGCTGAGTAATCTCTTGACCAAATATCTTCCAAGTCTAACGATGGAGAGCGACATTGGCTACAAAGTGACGTTTGTGCTGGAGAATAAATACGAGGATAAGTTTTCCGATCTATTCGATGAACTCGAAGACGAGATGGGCAATCTGGATATTGTTAGCTTTCGTTTGCGTGACACATCATTGGACGATATATTTTTGCGCTTCGGTTCCGAGGAGGGCGATATGACACCCGAGCCGGCCACACTGATCGAGGACTATAAACTGGTTGTCGAGGATAGCGACATCAATGTTAAGGCAACGggaaagaaattaattttattgcatttgtatACATTGCTGTACATGCGTTGGGTCTTCAATAAGCGACAAATACCCattcaaattatttctatGGCCGCTCTGCTATTTGCCACCACTTGCACATTTTCTGCGGTCTTGATCTATGGCAAAAATTATGAGCTGACATCTTTGTCCTTCAATCTCACACAGTTCAAGTTTATCAATGCATTTGTCGAGATCCTTTCGGAGAATGTCGATGTCCTCGAAATGCAAGAGTTCTTCAACGAGTTGCTCTTCTGGTACGATGGCAACGTAAAGATCGTCAATACCGAGGACATTAACGATTACTATCTGCTGCTGCAGAATGATTTCACCAAAGTAGTGAACTTTAAATACATGTTCGGTGCCTCGTTCAGCAGCGATTTGATAACCGTGTGGTTCAACAACATTCCCTTGCATGCTGCGCCCTTTGGCCTCAATCTGGTGCACAATGTTGTAGCAAG ACGCTTCTTTCACGATGAGGCCTCAATTGATGTGGCCCTACGTCCGCTGAAATTTCAAACGGTCGCCAACACGATACCTCAATCGCCGCTCTCGCTGGGCAGCCTGATGGCGATCAATCTCTCGTTTATACTCGGCATAATGTGGGCTGGCCTGGCGGTTAGCACAATACTGGAGCGCACATTCAAGAAACAACAGTTTGTTGCTGGCGTAAAGCTGCACATCTATTGCATAGCTCTGTTGTTCTTCGATATGGTGCGAATTATCGTCATCAGCTTTGTTCTGATTGTGGTTATAGCCTTCTATGCGAGTCCAACGAAACACGACTACTCGCTTTATG GTTGGATCTTTTTGGTGGTGGTTCTGTCAAGCATTTCCATAGTGACATTATCGTACTTTTTGTATGCGATATTCAAGGAACCAAACTATGCATTCATTATCATCTGTCTGTACAATCTGTTgggtattattatattcacaATCAGTGTGGGCGACGAACTATCCGATATGAATAATATCTATCAACCGCTGATACAATATACATTTG TTCAGTACAACTACTTTTCGCGTGAGTATGGAATGATGTTTGATATGTTCATTCTAGCTCTGGGCATTTTTCTACCCTTGCTACTCTTCGTACTCGAGGAGCAATACATGCTGATGACCAACGGCTGCGCTGGCATGCCATTAAAGTGTATGCGTGATCGCAACGAGAGGCGACATCGCCGTCGACAGTGGCGAAAACTGCAACAACATCGCCGCCATCTTGGGAGTGATGGCAACTATTTGGTCGATGAATCGGTGTTGGCCGAGCGACTTCGTGTCGACAAGTTAACCGATCAACAGCGAGCCGAATTGGTTGTTGTCTGTCATGGCTTGGGCAAGAGCTATCGTCGCAAGGCTGTCCTCATACGCATCGATTTGTGCATTGAAAA ATCGGAGTGCGTTGGCTTATTGGGTTACAATAATACGGGCAAAAGCACTTTAGTCAAGCTGCTTGTGGCCGAAACAATGAAATCGCAAGGCAAACTCTGGATTGGCGGTTACAACATGGACACGCGTCGATCCAAATGCTACTCCCTAATAGGCTACTGCCCACAGATGCAGAATTTTCCAGCGAAATTTACGCCACGCGAACTCATGATCATACACGCCCGTCTGCATGGATTATCGAAAAAAGCGAGCACACAAATCTGCGAGGGATTGGCGCATTTGTTGGGCTTCTTTCAGTGCTATCGGCAATTGATATCGCTCTGCACCACCGGCCAGCAGCGACGCATTGGCTTCGCCTTGGCCATCTTGGGTGATCCGCTGTTAAGCTGCATCGATGGACCGCCCGGTGGCATTGATCCCATTGGCAAGCGTATCTTATACAGCCTAACATCCTATATGCAGCAACGTGGCTGCAGTTTTCTCTACACAAATCTCAGTGCCTCGGACTGTGAGCGCATGTGTCAGCGCACCCCGGTGCTCTTCGATGGTCAGCTGTGGACAATGGGCGCCCAGGAGGAACGCTATCGTTCCGGTTATTTGCTGGAGGTGCTTTTCAAGCGTAAGATCAACATGGATATCACCACCGCACGCTACACTTGGGATCGCATCAATCAGTTTCCGGCATCGCCACACAAAAAACTCGAACTctttatgcaaatgaaatttccaGACGCAACGCTGCA GCATCTGGAGCAGGAGTCCATGTCGTTTTTGCTGTCCAGCGATACGACCAATTTCTCGGAAATCTTTCTCGCCATACGACGCGATGTCTTTGAATTGAACATTGAGGACTTCTACATAACACGCAATGTGGTCAGCGGCATTCATGTGAATCTATTCGATCGCTTGGCATTGCGTTCAGGTCGTGCCACAACTGACAACTGA
- the LOC132796554 gene encoding phospholipid-transporting ATPase ABCA3 isoform X1, translating to MHRKRCPTLCSRSSARGIIEREVIFDKKWVDEGYALDSAGDRVHVYSGSIIFLINALVFCAIGIYMDVWNTGESGGTRKRHIPAPTHSGDFTFQDRDDSFMPQGSQAAGIKATKIYEVEPSHRRFKIKIKKLCKRYTANSRGALNSFTWNVYENEVTVLMGHNGCGKTTLLKILAGLLEPTRGLVMIADYNIQTERQDATMQLGLALSNSFLVPDFTVSDQIRFICLVKGASRSMATQEIDLYTQRLQLENFKQTKVKNLSAQHRSLLSIACAFAGGSPIILIDDLHCDLDLPTHSLICALINEEKSRRTIILVSNSTALANHLADRLAIMSNGELKCTGTKPFLRNMYGHGFRLTLVKGKSFDFEALSNLLTKYLPSLTMESDIGYKVTFVLENKYEDKFSDLFDELEDEMGNLDIVSFRLRDTSLDDIFLRFGSEEGDMTPEPATLIEDYKLVVEDSDINVKATGKKLILLHLYTLLYMRWVFNKRQIPIQIISMAALLFATTCTFSAVLIYGKNYELTSLSFNLTQFKFINAFVEILSENVDVLEMQEFFNELLFWYDGNVKIVNTEDINDYYLLLQNDFTKVVNFKYMFGASFSSDLITVWFNNIPLHAAPFGLNLVHNVVARRFFHDEASIDVALRPLKFQTVANTIPQSPLSLGSLMAINLSFILGIMWAGLAVSTILERTFKKQQFVAGVKLHIYCIALLFFDMVRIIVISFVLIVVIAFYASPTKHDYSLYGWIFLVVVLSSISIVTLSYFLYAIFKEPNYAFIIICLYNLLGIIIFTISVGDELSDMNNIYQPLIQYTFGEIIFKLLYLYDYKWMCQDPTVEFVSRDILKCRSTPNCCIQYNYFSREYGMMFDMFILALGIFLPLLLFVLEEQYMLMTNGCAGMPLKCMRDRNERRHRRRQWRKLQQHRRHLGSDGNYLVDESVLAERLRVDKLTDQQRAELVVVCHGLGKSYRRKAVLIRIDLCIEKSECVGLLGYNNTGKSTLVKLLVAETMKSQGKLWIGGYNMDTRRSKCYSLIGYCPQMQNFPAKFTPRELMIIHARLHGLSKKASTQICEGLAHLLGFFQCYRQLISLCTTGQQRRIGFALAILGDPLLSCIDGPPGGIDPIGKRILYSLTSYMQQRGCSFLYTNLSASDCERMCQRTPVLFDGQLWTMGAQEERYRSGYLLEVLFKRKINMDITTARYTWDRINQFPASPHKKLELFMQMKFPDATLQHLEQESMSFLLSSDTTNFSEIFLAIRRDVFELNIEDFYITRNVVSGIHVNLFDRLALRSGRATTDN from the exons ATGCATCGCAAGCGTTGCCCAACACTGTGCTCGCGCTCATCTGCGAGGGGGATCATTGAGCGTGAGGTGATCTTCGATAAGAAATGGGTCGATGAGGGCTATGCCTTGGACTCTGCCGGCGATCGCGTTCATGTCTATTCGGGTTCGATCATATTCCTGATCAATGCGCTCGTCTTTTGCGCCATCGGCATCTATATGGATGTGTGGAACACTGGCGAATCAGGCGGGACGCGCAAACGTCACATTCCGGCGCCGACGCACAGTGGTGACTTTACGTTTCAGGATCGTGACGATAGCTTTATGCCGCAGGGCTCACAGGCGGCCGGCATTAAGGCCACCAAGATCTATGAGGTGGAGCCGTCGCATCGCCGCTTCAAGATCAAAATCAAGAAACTGTGCAAACGTTATACGGCCAACAGCCGTGGAGCACTCAACTCCTTCACCTGGAATGTGTACGAGAATGAGGTCACGGTGCTCATGGGCCACAATGGTTGCGGCAAGACGACGCTGCTGAAGATCTTGGCGGGTCTGTTGGAGCCAACGCGTGGCCTGGTCATGATCGCAGATTATAATATACAAACGGAGCGACAAGATGCAACCATGCAATTGGGTTTGGCATTGAGCAATAGTTTTCTGGTGCCCGATTTCACCGTCTCCGATCAGATACGCTTCATTTGTCTGGTCAAAGGCGCCTCCCGGTCGATGGCCACCCAAGAGATCGATCTGTACACACAGCGCTTGCAATTGGAGAACTTCAAGCAAACAAAAGTCAAGAATCTGAGCGCACAACATCGAAGTCTACTTTCCATTGCTTGTGCTTTTGCTGGCGGCAGTCCGATCATACTGATCGATGATCTGCACTGTGATCTCGATTTGCCGACGCATTCGCTCATCTGTGCCCTCATCAACGAGGAGAAATCACGTCGCACCATCATCTTGGTGTCGAACTCGACGGCGCTGGCCAATCATCTGGCCGATCGGTTGGCGATCATGTCCAACGGCGAGCTCAAGTGCACGGGCACCAAGCCCTTTCTGCGCAATATGTACGGTCATGGCTTTCGATTG ACACTTGTCAAGGGCAAGTCTTTTGATTTCGAGGCGCTGAGTAATCTCTTGACCAAATATCTTCCAAGTCTAACGATGGAGAGCGACATTGGCTACAAAGTGACGTTTGTGCTGGAGAATAAATACGAGGATAAGTTTTCCGATCTATTCGATGAACTCGAAGACGAGATGGGCAATCTGGATATTGTTAGCTTTCGTTTGCGTGACACATCATTGGACGATATATTTTTGCGCTTCGGTTCCGAGGAGGGCGATATGACACCCGAGCCGGCCACACTGATCGAGGACTATAAACTGGTTGTCGAGGATAGCGACATCAATGTTAAGGCAACGggaaagaaattaattttattgcatttgtatACATTGCTGTACATGCGTTGGGTCTTCAATAAGCGACAAATACCCattcaaattatttctatGGCCGCTCTGCTATTTGCCACCACTTGCACATTTTCTGCGGTCTTGATCTATGGCAAAAATTATGAGCTGACATCTTTGTCCTTCAATCTCACACAGTTCAAGTTTATCAATGCATTTGTCGAGATCCTTTCGGAGAATGTCGATGTCCTCGAAATGCAAGAGTTCTTCAACGAGTTGCTCTTCTGGTACGATGGCAACGTAAAGATCGTCAATACCGAGGACATTAACGATTACTATCTGCTGCTGCAGAATGATTTCACCAAAGTAGTGAACTTTAAATACATGTTCGGTGCCTCGTTCAGCAGCGATTTGATAACCGTGTGGTTCAACAACATTCCCTTGCATGCTGCGCCCTTTGGCCTCAATCTGGTGCACAATGTTGTAGCAAG ACGCTTCTTTCACGATGAGGCCTCAATTGATGTGGCCCTACGTCCGCTGAAATTTCAAACGGTCGCCAACACGATACCTCAATCGCCGCTCTCGCTGGGCAGCCTGATGGCGATCAATCTCTCGTTTATACTCGGCATAATGTGGGCTGGCCTGGCGGTTAGCACAATACTGGAGCGCACATTCAAGAAACAACAGTTTGTTGCTGGCGTAAAGCTGCACATCTATTGCATAGCTCTGTTGTTCTTCGATATGGTGCGAATTATCGTCATCAGCTTTGTTCTGATTGTGGTTATAGCCTTCTATGCGAGTCCAACGAAACACGACTACTCGCTTTATG GTTGGATCTTTTTGGTGGTGGTTCTGTCAAGCATTTCCATAGTGACATTATCGTACTTTTTGTATGCGATATTCAAGGAACCAAACTATGCATTCATTATCATCTGTCTGTACAATCTGTTgggtattattatattcacaATCAGTGTGGGCGACGAACTATCCGATATGAATAATATCTATCAACCGCTGATACAATATACATTTGGTGAGATCATCTTTAAGCTGTTATATCTTTACGACTACAAATGGATGTGTCAAGATCCCACGGTGGAGTTTGTATCTCGGGACATTCTAAAGTGTCGCAGTACTCCAAATTGTTGCA TTCAGTACAACTACTTTTCGCGTGAGTATGGAATGATGTTTGATATGTTCATTCTAGCTCTGGGCATTTTTCTACCCTTGCTACTCTTCGTACTCGAGGAGCAATACATGCTGATGACCAACGGCTGCGCTGGCATGCCATTAAAGTGTATGCGTGATCGCAACGAGAGGCGACATCGCCGTCGACAGTGGCGAAAACTGCAACAACATCGCCGCCATCTTGGGAGTGATGGCAACTATTTGGTCGATGAATCGGTGTTGGCCGAGCGACTTCGTGTCGACAAGTTAACCGATCAACAGCGAGCCGAATTGGTTGTTGTCTGTCATGGCTTGGGCAAGAGCTATCGTCGCAAGGCTGTCCTCATACGCATCGATTTGTGCATTGAAAA ATCGGAGTGCGTTGGCTTATTGGGTTACAATAATACGGGCAAAAGCACTTTAGTCAAGCTGCTTGTGGCCGAAACAATGAAATCGCAAGGCAAACTCTGGATTGGCGGTTACAACATGGACACGCGTCGATCCAAATGCTACTCCCTAATAGGCTACTGCCCACAGATGCAGAATTTTCCAGCGAAATTTACGCCACGCGAACTCATGATCATACACGCCCGTCTGCATGGATTATCGAAAAAAGCGAGCACACAAATCTGCGAGGGATTGGCGCATTTGTTGGGCTTCTTTCAGTGCTATCGGCAATTGATATCGCTCTGCACCACCGGCCAGCAGCGACGCATTGGCTTCGCCTTGGCCATCTTGGGTGATCCGCTGTTAAGCTGCATCGATGGACCGCCCGGTGGCATTGATCCCATTGGCAAGCGTATCTTATACAGCCTAACATCCTATATGCAGCAACGTGGCTGCAGTTTTCTCTACACAAATCTCAGTGCCTCGGACTGTGAGCGCATGTGTCAGCGCACCCCGGTGCTCTTCGATGGTCAGCTGTGGACAATGGGCGCCCAGGAGGAACGCTATCGTTCCGGTTATTTGCTGGAGGTGCTTTTCAAGCGTAAGATCAACATGGATATCACCACCGCACGCTACACTTGGGATCGCATCAATCAGTTTCCGGCATCGCCACACAAAAAACTCGAACTctttatgcaaatgaaatttccaGACGCAACGCTGCA GCATCTGGAGCAGGAGTCCATGTCGTTTTTGCTGTCCAGCGATACGACCAATTTCTCGGAAATCTTTCTCGCCATACGACGCGATGTCTTTGAATTGAACATTGAGGACTTCTACATAACACGCAATGTGGTCAGCGGCATTCATGTGAATCTATTCGATCGCTTGGCATTGCGTTCAGGTCGTGCCACAACTGACAACTGA